The following proteins come from a genomic window of Tistrella bauzanensis:
- a CDS encoding DNA polymerase III subunit delta', whose amino-acid sequence MKRDDGGMQAAGDLAGHPRTAAVLVGHQAAEQAFLDAWNGGRLPHAWMITGPKGLGKATLAYRVARFVLAVSGDAAAAEAGPALFGAAGHDDGGPAATLDIAATHPAARRLAAGSHPDLLVLERGLDDRGRPRAEITVGEARALRPFLGQTSAAGGWRVAIIDAADEMNRNAANAVLKLLEEPPSRALILMVAHAPGRLLPTIRSRARRLALTPLDDVAIDHFLAARAADVPEARRMIARAMAGGAPGRALTLAEGEGPALLTALIACLNTDRREPDWRALIALGELVGRPDALEAYEGLVEAWGWWMARWLRAHARHGRIAAEVITGEARLAARLAAARPLEQWIELWDRLSARLRQALSANLDRKQVLITVVAEFAAAGG is encoded by the coding sequence ATGAAGCGCGATGATGGTGGCATGCAGGCCGCCGGCGACCTTGCCGGGCATCCCCGGACCGCCGCCGTGCTGGTGGGCCACCAGGCGGCGGAACAGGCATTCCTGGATGCCTGGAACGGCGGCCGCCTGCCCCATGCCTGGATGATCACCGGCCCCAAGGGCCTGGGCAAGGCGACACTCGCCTATCGTGTCGCCCGCTTCGTGCTGGCCGTCAGCGGTGATGCCGCGGCGGCCGAGGCCGGGCCAGCCCTGTTCGGTGCTGCCGGCCACGATGACGGCGGGCCGGCGGCAACGCTGGATATCGCGGCCACGCATCCAGCCGCGCGCCGGCTGGCGGCCGGCAGTCATCCCGATCTGCTGGTGCTGGAACGCGGCCTTGACGATCGCGGCCGGCCGCGGGCCGAGATTACCGTGGGCGAGGCGCGGGCGCTGAGGCCGTTTCTGGGCCAGACATCGGCCGCCGGCGGTTGGCGCGTCGCAATTATCGATGCCGCCGACGAGATGAACCGCAATGCCGCCAACGCGGTGCTGAAACTGCTGGAGGAACCGCCGTCACGGGCGCTGATCCTGATGGTTGCTCATGCGCCGGGGCGACTGCTGCCGACCATCCGCTCGCGCGCCCGGCGTCTGGCGCTGACACCGCTGGATGACGTCGCCATCGACCATTTCCTGGCGGCACGGGCCGCAGATGTGCCGGAAGCCAGACGTATGATTGCCCGTGCCATGGCCGGTGGTGCCCCCGGCCGGGCACTGACCCTGGCCGAGGGCGAGGGGCCCGCTTTGCTGACCGCCCTGATCGCCTGCCTGAACACCGATCGCCGCGAGCCCGACTGGCGGGCCCTGATCGCCCTTGGCGAACTGGTCGGCCGGCCCGACGCGCTGGAGGCCTATGAAGGGCTGGTCGAGGCCTGGGGCTGGTGGATGGCACGCTGGCTGCGCGCCCATGCCCGTCATGGCCGGATCGCGGCCGAGGTCATCACCGGTGAGGCCCGGCTTGCGGCGCGGCTGGCCGCGGCGCGTCCCCTTGAACAATGGATCGAGCTGTGGGATAGGTTGAGCGCGCGGCTTCGCCAGGCGCTCTCTGCCAATCTCGATCGCAAGCAGGTGCTGATCACCGTCGTTGCCGAGTTCGCGGCGGCGGGCGGTTGA
- the metG gene encoding methionine--tRNA ligase: MSAADAFYITTPIYYVNDKPHIGHAYTTISCDVIARFMRLDGKRVMFLTGTDEHGQKVAKSAESKGIDPQAFTDDVSERFRELTKLLNISNDDFIRTTEPRHRDACQALWKTLVDKGEIYLGSYAGWYSVRDEAFYQESELVGGKAPTGAEVEWVEEPSYFFRLSAWADRLLAHYERNPEAIQPASRRNEVLSFIRGGLHDLSVSRTTFSWGVPVPGDPAHVMYVWIDALTNYLTAIGYPDTTDDRFKVFWPTVHHTVGKDIVRFHAVYWPAFLMAAGLTPPRRVFAHGWWTIEGEKMSKSIGNTIDPHDLVSTYGLDQTRYFLMREVPFGNDGDFSRQAMIGRINNDLANDFGNLVQRVLSMVQKNCGGKVPSPGVDASLLAQEPLIADAHGLVERVRPLIVAQSYHKALEEIWATVGAANRYIDREAPWTLRKTDPDAMARVLYILMETIRHLALVVQPFLPTSAARVLDFLGVAADDRDFKAVGTAHALLPGRDIAQPQPIFPRIDTSAPAPGAG, encoded by the coding sequence ATGTCCGCGGCCGACGCGTTTTACATCACCACGCCGATCTATTACGTCAACGACAAGCCCCATATCGGGCATGCCTATACGACGATTTCATGCGACGTGATAGCCCGGTTCATGCGGCTCGACGGCAAGCGGGTGATGTTCCTGACCGGCACCGACGAGCACGGCCAGAAAGTCGCCAAATCGGCCGAGTCGAAGGGCATCGACCCGCAGGCGTTCACCGATGACGTGTCGGAGCGTTTCCGCGAGCTGACCAAGCTGCTGAACATCAGCAATGACGATTTCATCCGCACCACCGAGCCGCGTCACCGGGACGCCTGTCAGGCCCTGTGGAAGACCCTGGTCGACAAGGGTGAAATCTATCTGGGCTCCTATGCCGGCTGGTATTCGGTGCGCGACGAGGCGTTCTATCAGGAAAGCGAGTTGGTCGGCGGCAAGGCCCCGACCGGCGCCGAGGTGGAATGGGTGGAGGAGCCCAGCTATTTCTTCCGTCTGTCCGCCTGGGCCGATCGTCTGCTGGCGCATTACGAACGCAACCCGGAGGCCATCCAGCCCGCCAGCCGCCGCAATGAGGTGCTGAGCTTCATCCGTGGCGGCCTGCATGACCTGTCGGTATCGCGCACGACGTTTTCGTGGGGCGTGCCGGTGCCGGGCGATCCGGCGCATGTCATGTATGTCTGGATCGACGCGCTGACCAACTATCTCACCGCGATCGGCTATCCCGACACCACCGACGACCGGTTCAAGGTGTTCTGGCCGACCGTGCATCACACCGTCGGCAAGGACATCGTGCGCTTCCACGCGGTCTATTGGCCCGCCTTCCTGATGGCCGCCGGCCTGACGCCGCCGCGCCGGGTCTTCGCCCATGGCTGGTGGACGATCGAGGGCGAGAAGATGTCGAAGAGCATCGGAAACACCATTGATCCGCATGATCTGGTGTCGACCTATGGTCTTGATCAGACCCGCTATTTCCTGATGCGCGAAGTGCCTTTCGGCAATGACGGCGATTTCTCGCGCCAGGCGATGATCGGCCGGATCAACAACGACCTCGCCAATGATTTCGGCAATCTGGTGCAGCGCGTGCTGTCGATGGTGCAGAAGAATTGCGGCGGCAAGGTGCCCTCGCCGGGTGTTGACGCCTCGCTTCTGGCTCAGGAACCGCTGATCGCCGATGCCCACGGGCTGGTCGAACGGGTGCGGCCGCTGATCGTGGCGCAGAGCTATCACAAGGCGCTGGAAGAAATCTGGGCCACTGTCGGTGCCGCCAACCGCTATATCGACCGGGAAGCGCCCTGGACCCTGCGGAAGACCGATCCCGATGCCATGGCGCGGGTGCTGTACATCCTGATGGAGACCATCCGCCATCTGGCGCTGGTGGTGCAGCCCTTCCTGCCGACATCGGCGGCACGTGTGCTGGATTTCCTGGGCGTCGCCGCCGATGACCGGGATTTCAAGGCCGTCGGCACCGCCCATGCGCTGCTGCCGGGCCGTGACATCGCCCAGCCGCAGCCCATCTTCCCCCGTATCGATACCTCGGCACCGGCGCCCGGCGCCGGCTGA
- a CDS encoding TatD family hydrolase, which yields MLVDSHCHLDFADFDGELNTILDAARAQGVRAFQTISTRLSTYQRVRAVAAAHDDVWCSVGIHPHEAGPEGPVAAETLIGLAADDPKVIGIGETGLDYYYGKSPREDQIRTFEAHCAASRATGLPVIIHTRDADDDTIAVLERQMGQGVFPGLIHCFTGTDRLADAALAMGLSISISGIITFRNAEELRQTVKRLPLDKLLVETDAPYLAPVPKRGKRNEPAFVAHTAAFLADLKGVSAGDLAMATTDNFYRLFSKAVRPALSAAAG from the coding sequence ATGCTGGTCGACAGTCACTGCCATCTGGATTTCGCCGATTTCGACGGCGAGCTGAACACCATTCTGGATGCCGCCCGCGCCCAGGGTGTGCGGGCCTTCCAGACCATCTCCACCCGGCTGTCGACCTATCAGCGCGTGCGGGCGGTTGCCGCCGCCCATGACGATGTCTGGTGCTCGGTCGGTATTCATCCCCATGAGGCCGGCCCTGAAGGCCCGGTCGCGGCCGAAACCCTGATCGGGCTGGCGGCCGATGATCCCAAGGTCATCGGCATCGGCGAGACCGGGCTTGATTACTATTACGGCAAGAGCCCGCGCGAGGACCAGATCCGCACCTTCGAGGCCCATTGCGCCGCATCACGCGCCACCGGTCTGCCGGTGATCATCCACACCCGCGATGCCGATGACGACACCATCGCGGTGCTGGAACGCCAGATGGGGCAGGGGGTCTTCCCCGGCCTGATCCACTGTTTCACCGGCACCGACCGGCTGGCCGATGCGGCACTGGCGATGGGGCTGTCGATCTCGATTTCGGGCATCATCACCTTCCGCAATGCCGAGGAGCTGCGCCAGACCGTGAAGCGCTTGCCGCTGGACAAGCTGCTGGTGGAAACCGATGCGCCCTATCTGGCGCCGGTCCCGAAGCGCGGCAAACGCAACGAACCGGCCTTTGTTGCCCATACCGCGGCATTCCTGGCAGATTTGAAGGGCGTATCGGCCGGGGATCTGGCCATGGCGACCACCGACAATTTCTACCGGCTGTTCTCGAAGGCCGTGCGACCGGCCCTGTCCGCGGCGGCGGGCTGA
- a CDS encoding MBL fold metallo-hydrolase produces MPAYPHPRTPPDPGRIRVVVLGCGTSTGVPVIGCGCPVCLSTDPRDTRRRASIMVETATTRIVVDTGPDFRAQMLSERVDRLDGVLYTHAHADHIHGIDDLRPFAFRTDRPMPVYADDVTMDRLHDGFRYVFPNPARPNPLYPPTAQAMRIAPDGMFTIGDIPVRAFPQTHGRVTSLGFRFGPIAYSTDVNALDDAAFDVLAGTRLWIVDCLRERPHMTHSWLDQTLEWIGRVGPEQAVLTHMNHEIGYAGLAARLPDGVVPGHDGLSLDLPHSAA; encoded by the coding sequence ATGCCCGCATATCCGCACCCGCGCACGCCGCCCGATCCGGGCCGCATCCGGGTGGTGGTGCTGGGCTGCGGCACATCCACCGGCGTGCCGGTGATCGGCTGCGGCTGCCCGGTCTGCCTGTCGACCGACCCGCGCGACACGCGGCGGCGGGCCTCGATCATGGTGGAGACCGCCACCACCCGCATCGTGGTCGATACCGGCCCCGATTTCCGCGCCCAGATGTTGAGCGAGCGGGTCGACCGGCTGGATGGCGTGCTCTACACCCATGCCCATGCCGATCATATCCATGGCATCGACGATCTGCGGCCGTTCGCCTTCCGCACCGACCGGCCGATGCCGGTCTATGCCGACGATGTCACCATGGACCGGCTGCATGACGGCTTCCGCTATGTATTCCCCAACCCGGCCCGGCCCAATCCGCTGTATCCGCCGACGGCGCAGGCGATGCGGATCGCGCCGGACGGGATGTTCACCATCGGCGACATTCCGGTGCGGGCCTTCCCCCAGACCCATGGCCGGGTCACCAGCCTGGGATTCCGCTTCGGGCCGATCGCCTATTCGACCGATGTCAACGCATTGGACGACGCCGCCTTCGACGTGCTGGCCGGCACCCGGTTATGGATCGTCGATTGTCTGCGGGAACGGCCGCATATGACCCATTCCTGGCTGGACCAGACCCTGGAATGGATCGGCCGGGTCGGGCCCGAACAGGCGGTTCTGACCCATATGAATCACGAGATCGGCTATGCCGGTCTGGCGGCGCGCCTGCCGGACGGGGTCGTTCCCGGCCATGACGGCCTCAGCCTCGACCTGCCCCACAGCGCGGCCTGA
- a CDS encoding YkvA family protein, with protein sequence MARLRLFRIAALLGRDALALISSLRDRRQSWSARMAILGVLLYAISPLDLIPDFLMIIGVIDDLAVVGFGMRWARRRTPEHVMADHRGRVDRVLDRWFGPSNAPADAGSRRF encoded by the coding sequence ATGGCCAGACTGCGCCTGTTTCGCATCGCTGCCCTGCTCGGGCGCGATGCCCTTGCCCTGATCTCCAGCCTTCGTGACCGCCGGCAGAGCTGGTCGGCGCGCATGGCCATTCTGGGCGTGCTGCTTTACGCGATCAGCCCGCTGGATCTGATCCCCGACTTCCTGATGATCATCGGCGTGATCGATGATCTGGCGGTGGTGGGCTTCGGAATGCGCTGGGCGCGTCGTCGCACGCCCGAACACGTGATGGCTGATCACCGTGGCCGGGTCGACCGGGTGCTGGACCGCTGGTTCGGCCCCTCCAACGCCCCGGCCGACGCCGGCAGCCGGCGGTTCTGA
- a CDS encoding sigma-70 family RNA polymerase sigma factor: protein MNTNRSGFDVVGELGALRRYARVLTRDEAEAEDLVHDALVRAYERRGSFRSGGNLKAWLLAIVHNTFISARRASRARATRDNHAASLDPLHVEPSQDGVVRLDQVRRAFLRLPDEQREALHLVAIEGMSYQDAAATLDVPVGTLMSRIGRARAALRAMEDAADAATTAAGDVIPHLRVVGGSDDRAN from the coding sequence ATGAACACAAATCGCAGTGGCTTCGATGTGGTGGGGGAACTGGGCGCGCTTCGGCGTTACGCCCGGGTGCTGACCCGCGACGAGGCCGAGGCCGAGGATCTCGTTCACGATGCGCTGGTGCGGGCCTATGAGCGCCGCGGCAGCTTTCGCAGCGGCGGCAATCTGAAGGCCTGGCTGCTGGCGATCGTGCACAACACCTTCATCTCGGCGCGACGCGCCAGCCGTGCCCGCGCCACGCGCGACAATCACGCCGCCAGCCTGGATCCGCTGCATGTCGAGCCGTCGCAGGATGGCGTCGTGCGCCTGGATCAGGTGCGGCGGGCGTTTCTGCGCCTGCCTGACGAACAGCGCGAAGCCCTGCATCTGGTCGCCATCGAAGGCATGTCCTATCAGGATGCGGCGGCCACACTGGATGTGCCGGTGGGGACACTGATGTCACGGATCGGCCGCGCCCGTGCGGCCTTGCGGGCGATGGAAGACGCAGCCGACGCCGCGACGACAGCCGCCGGCGATGTGATACCGCATCTGCGTGTGGTGGGAGGATCGGATGACCGTGCCAACTGA
- a CDS encoding anti-sigma factor, giving the protein MTVPTERIPDFDLHAYVDGQLDIARRMDVEDYLSRHPDVAAQVMADLRTRDALRIAFAAPSGRSTPRLLEAGRRLERGLAFTGVARRFQRAAAIVALLSIGWAAHGQFGGISTSEAAPTPPAFVDEALVAHQVALLRQSMSSAVVAAHLDADEIRAVTRIALPQLPADWQVVDVQVFPAGDGPSVELTLDDRKLGRMSLFAVRVDDFAVSWPQEVKADAATAAFWQIGDQAYVLTASAADLRDLGAAADRLARSLY; this is encoded by the coding sequence ATGACCGTGCCAACTGAACGCATCCCCGATTTCGACCTGCACGCCTATGTCGACGGCCAGTTAGACATCGCACGGCGGATGGACGTGGAGGATTATCTGTCCCGCCATCCGGATGTTGCTGCCCAGGTGATGGCCGATCTGCGCACCCGCGATGCCCTGCGGATTGCCTTCGCGGCCCCGTCCGGCCGGTCTACGCCGCGGCTGCTGGAAGCCGGCCGACGACTGGAGCGTGGCCTCGCCTTCACCGGCGTTGCCCGCCGTTTCCAGCGCGCTGCCGCCATCGTGGCTCTGCTGTCGATCGGCTGGGCGGCCCATGGCCAGTTCGGCGGCATTTCCACCAGCGAGGCGGCGCCGACTCCGCCGGCTTTCGTCGATGAGGCGCTGGTTGCCCATCAGGTGGCCCTGCTGCGTCAGTCGATGAGTTCGGCGGTGGTGGCGGCGCATCTTGATGCCGACGAGATCCGCGCCGTGACCCGGATCGCGCTGCCGCAGCTTCCCGCTGACTGGCAGGTGGTGGATGTGCAGGTTTTCCCGGCTGGCGATGGCCCCAGCGTCGAATTGACCCTGGATGATCGCAAGCTGGGCCGGATGTCGTTGTTCGCGGTCAGGGTCGACGATTTCGCCGTCTCCTGGCCGCAGGAAGTGAAGGCCGATGCCGCCACTGCCGCCTTCTGGCAGATCGGCGATCAGGCTTATGTGCTGACCGCCAGTGCCGCCGATCTGCGGGATCTGGGGGCGGCTGCGGACCGCCTAGCCCGCAGTCTGTACTGA
- a CDS encoding Bax inhibitor-1/YccA family protein, with amino-acid sequence MNLPPFAREAVQGQTRGAVYDEGLRRHMLRVYNYMGLGLVLTGIVAFLVGTTPALYVPIFSTPLKWVVMLAPLAFVLVFSFRMHKMSAAGAQMAFWAFCAVMGLSLSSIFLVFTGASIARTFFIAAAMFGATSLYGYTTKRDLSKFGSFLIMGLIGVVIASLVNIFVGSTMLQFAVSVIGVLVFVGLTAWDTQSIKEQYSENWDAESTQKLAVFGAFSLYLNFVNLFQLLLSLTGQREE; translated from the coding sequence ATGAACCTGCCTCCCTTCGCCCGCGAAGCCGTCCAGGGCCAGACCCGCGGCGCCGTTTACGACGAGGGCCTCCGGCGGCACATGCTCCGGGTCTATAACTATATGGGCCTGGGCCTGGTCCTGACCGGCATCGTCGCCTTCCTGGTCGGCACCACGCCGGCCTTGTATGTGCCGATCTTCAGCACCCCGCTCAAATGGGTGGTGATGCTGGCGCCGCTGGCCTTCGTGCTGGTGTTCTCGTTCCGCATGCACAAGATGTCGGCCGCCGGCGCCCAGATGGCGTTCTGGGCCTTCTGTGCGGTGATGGGTCTGTCGCTGTCGTCGATCTTCCTGGTGTTCACCGGGGCCAGCATCGCGCGCACCTTCTTCATCGCCGCTGCCATGTTCGGTGCCACCAGCCTGTATGGCTATACCACCAAGCGTGACCTGTCGAAGTTCGGCTCGTTCCTGATCATGGGCCTGATCGGTGTGGTGATCGCCAGCCTGGTCAACATTTTCGTCGGCTCGACCATGCTTCAGTTCGCGGTCTCCGTGATCGGTGTGCTGGTCTTCGTCGGTCTGACCGCCTGGGACACCCAGTCGATCAAGGAACAGTACTCGGAAAACTGGGACGCGGAATCGACCCAGAAGCTGGCCGTGTTCGGGGCGTTCTCGCTGTATCTCAACTTCGTCAACCTGTTCCAGCTTCTGCTGAGCCTGACCGGCCAGCGCGAGGAATGA
- a CDS encoding DUF2076 domain-containing protein encodes MDAQDRKAIDDLFARLGQVEQNAGPRDAEADAVIRQQVSSHPAAPYYMAQTIVVQEHALNAAQQRIQELEQTLASRPASGGFLSSLFGGGNRGPQPAPQPRAAAGYGQQQPGGAPGYQQQQPGGAPWGAQAQQHRRGGGFLAGAAQTAMGVAGGVVLGNMIAGMLSPDEAMAAAPEEPMPEEMDPAADMAADDGGFFGGDEELF; translated from the coding sequence ATGGACGCTCAGGACCGCAAAGCCATCGACGACCTTTTCGCCAGGCTGGGACAGGTCGAGCAGAATGCCGGCCCGCGTGATGCCGAGGCCGACGCGGTGATCCGCCAGCAGGTATCGAGCCACCCGGCGGCGCCCTATTACATGGCGCAGACCATCGTGGTTCAGGAACATGCGCTGAACGCAGCCCAGCAGCGGATTCAAGAGCTTGAACAGACGCTGGCATCGCGGCCGGCCAGCGGCGGGTTTCTGTCCAGCCTGTTCGGTGGCGGCAACCGCGGACCGCAGCCGGCACCGCAGCCACGCGCGGCTGCCGGCTATGGCCAGCAGCAGCCGGGCGGGGCGCCGGGATATCAACAGCAGCAGCCGGGCGGCGCTCCCTGGGGCGCGCAGGCTCAGCAGCACCGCCGTGGCGGTGGCTTTCTGGCCGGTGCCGCACAGACCGCTATGGGTGTTGCGGGCGGTGTCGTGCTCGGCAACATGATCGCCGGCATGCTCAGCCCCGATGAGGCCATGGCGGCCGCACCGGAAGAGCCGATGCCTGAAGAGATGGATCCCGCCGCCGACATGGCGGCGGATGACGGCGGCTTCTTCGGTGGCGACGAAGAGCTGTTCTGA
- a CDS encoding LLM class flavin-dependent oxidoreductase has translation MSLLAQTPISVLDLSPIRAGQTIAQSFTDSLALARHVERLGYTRYWLAEHHNIPGVASSATAVLIGYIAGGTSTIRVGSGGIMLPNHAPLIVAEQFGTLETLYPGRIDLGLGRAPGTDGMTARALRRDLTAQGDDFQPLLAELRNYLRTPEAPSPYAVRAIPGEGTNVPIWLLGSSGYSAELAGRLGLPFAFAGQFAPRYMMQALAIYRHVFEPSEVLDAPYAMIGTNVIAAETDAEADYLSTSAKQHILNLIRNDMKPMQPPVDSMDALWTAREAEAVASFLGASVIGGRETVAAGLEHLLDATGANEVMINAAVYDQAARQRSYGIVAELRDHAANAA, from the coding sequence ATGAGCCTGCTTGCCCAAACCCCGATTTCCGTCCTGGACCTGTCGCCGATCCGGGCCGGACAGACCATCGCCCAGTCCTTCACCGACAGCCTGGCGCTGGCCCGCCATGTCGAGCGGCTGGGTTACACCCGCTATTGGCTTGCTGAGCACCACAACATTCCCGGTGTCGCCAGTTCGGCGACCGCGGTGCTGATCGGTTATATTGCCGGCGGCACGTCGACGATCCGAGTCGGATCTGGTGGCATCATGCTGCCGAACCACGCGCCGCTGATCGTGGCCGAGCAGTTCGGCACGCTTGAGACGCTGTATCCCGGCCGCATCGATCTGGGGCTTGGCCGGGCGCCGGGTACCGACGGCATGACCGCACGGGCGCTGCGCCGTGACCTGACCGCTCAGGGCGACGATTTCCAGCCGCTGCTGGCAGAGCTGCGCAATTACCTCCGCACGCCGGAGGCACCCTCGCCTTACGCCGTGCGCGCGATTCCGGGCGAAGGCACCAATGTGCCGATCTGGCTGCTGGGCTCCAGCGGCTATAGCGCCGAACTTGCCGGCCGTCTTGGTCTGCCATTTGCCTTCGCCGGCCAGTTCGCGCCACGCTATATGATGCAGGCCCTGGCGATCTATCGTCACGTTTTCGAGCCATCGGAGGTGCTGGACGCGCCATACGCGATGATCGGCACCAATGTCATCGCCGCCGAAACCGATGCCGAGGCCGACTATCTCTCGACATCGGCCAAGCAGCATATTCTGAACCTGATCCGCAATGATATGAAGCCGATGCAGCCGCCTGTCGACAGCATGGATGCACTGTGGACAGCCCGTGAGGCCGAGGCTGTGGCCAGTTTCCTCGGCGCCTCGGTCATTGGTGGCCGTGAGACGGTGGCCGCCGGGCTGGAACACCTGCTGGACGCCACCGGCGCCAATGAAGTCATGATCAACGCCGCCGTCTATGATCAGGCCGCGCGCCAGCGCTCATACGGCATCGTGGCCGAGCTGCGGGATCACGCCGCCAACGCGGCCTGA
- the mazG gene encoding nucleoside triphosphate pyrophosphohydrolase: MTDDAAFLRNRRQIDALIAVMARLRDPNTGCPWDLAQDFSTIAPYTIEEAYEVADAIDRGAMADLADELGDLLLQVVFHARMAEEAGAFAFPDVVEAIVTKMIRRHPHVFADDAAPDAAGIPQVKRRWEDIKAEERAAKGVATEPASLMDDVGRALPALMRATKLGKRAGRIGFDWPDAGGILDKVEEEAAELREAMAAGPTDAMREEVGDLLFTVAQLARKLDMDAEDALRLANAKFERRFRSVEQQLDPQERSAPVDADRLEALWQMAKARTNAAT, from the coding sequence ATGACCGATGATGCCGCATTCCTCCGCAACCGCCGCCAGATCGATGCCCTGATCGCGGTAATGGCGCGGCTGCGCGATCCGAACACCGGATGCCCATGGGATCTGGCGCAGGATTTCTCGACCATCGCGCCCTATACCATCGAAGAGGCATACGAGGTCGCCGACGCCATCGACCGGGGCGCCATGGCCGATCTCGCCGACGAACTTGGCGACCTGCTGCTTCAGGTGGTGTTCCACGCGCGCATGGCCGAAGAGGCCGGCGCTTTTGCATTCCCCGACGTGGTCGAGGCGATCGTCACCAAGATGATCCGCCGGCATCCGCATGTGTTTGCCGATGATGCCGCGCCGGATGCAGCCGGCATTCCGCAGGTGAAGCGGCGCTGGGAAGATATCAAGGCCGAAGAACGCGCCGCCAAGGGCGTCGCCACAGAGCCGGCCAGCCTGATGGACGATGTCGGCCGCGCCCTGCCCGCCTTGATGCGAGCCACCAAACTCGGCAAGCGTGCCGGCCGGATCGGCTTCGACTGGCCCGATGCCGGCGGCATTCTCGACAAGGTCGAGGAAGAGGCCGCGGAACTGCGCGAAGCGATGGCTGCCGGCCCGACCGATGCGATGCGCGAAGAGGTCGGCGACCTGCTGTTCACCGTCGCCCAGCTCGCCCGCAAGCTCGACATGGATGCCGAAGATGCGCTCCGACTGGCCAATGCCAAGTTCGAGCGTCGATTCCGGTCTGTCGAGCAACAGCTTGATCCGCAAGAACGATCCGCCCCAGTCGATGCCGATCGGCTGGAGGCTTTGTGGCAGATGGCAAAGGCTCGCACCAATGCCGCCACCTGA
- a CDS encoding SDR family NAD(P)-dependent oxidoreductase — MTDRLTVLITGATAGFGAALARAYAASGDRLVLIGRRTERLEALKAELGGEVHVVTLDVRDRAAVETAIAALPAPFDAVDVLINNAGLARGLNPAQSADLDDWDTMIDTNIKGVTYMARAVLLGMVARDRGHIINLGSVAGTYPYPGGNVYGGTKAFVHQFSLNLRADLLGSNVRVTCIEPGMAETEFSLVRFSGDDSRASKVYEGMTPMSADDIAGVIHWVTKMPRHVNVNTLELMPVMQAFNNFAIKRG, encoded by the coding sequence ATGACCGACCGTCTGACCGTACTGATCACCGGCGCCACTGCCGGCTTCGGTGCCGCCCTCGCCCGCGCCTATGCGGCATCGGGCGATCGCCTCGTCCTGATCGGGCGGCGGACCGAGCGGCTTGAGGCGCTGAAGGCCGAGCTTGGCGGCGAGGTTCACGTCGTCACCCTCGACGTCCGCGACCGTGCGGCGGTGGAAACCGCAATCGCCGCCCTGCCCGCACCGTTCGATGCCGTCGACGTCCTGATCAACAATGCCGGTCTCGCCCGCGGCCTCAACCCGGCCCAGTCGGCGGATCTGGACGACTGGGACACCATGATCGACACCAACATCAAGGGCGTCACCTACATGGCCCGCGCGGTGCTGCTGGGCATGGTGGCGCGCGATCGCGGCCACATCATCAATCTGGGCTCGGTCGCCGGCACCTATCCCTATCCGGGCGGCAATGTCTATGGCGGCACCAAGGCCTTCGTGCATCAGTTCTCGCTTAACCTGCGCGCCGACCTTCTGGGCTCCAACGTCCGCGTCACCTGCATCGAGCCGGGCATGGCGGAAACCGAATTCAGTCTGGTGCGGTTTTCGGGCGACGACAGCCGTGCCTCGAAGGTCTATGAGGGCATGACCCCGATGAGCGCCGACGACATTGCCGGCGTCATCCATTGGGTGACCAAGATGCCGCGGCATGTGAATGTCAACACGCTGGAACTGATGCCGGTGATGCAGGCGTTCAACAATTTCGCGATCAAGCGCGGCTGA